A stretch of DNA from Phenylobacterium koreense:
AGACGCAGACGGTTTTCGCGTTCCGCCGCGTTATCCGAATTCACTAATACCGCCTCGAAGAAGGCATCTACAGGGCCACGCAGCGCCGAAAGGGCACGCATGGCGCCTGCAAAATCCTCACCTTGCAAAGCTTGAACCACGTTCGGCGTAGCCTGTTCGAGCGCCCCGATCAGCGCACCCTCCTCCGCCGGCGCGCCTGGCATCGCCACGGCAGGGCCCGCGGGCAGCTCGCCCTTCTTCTCCTCGGCCTTGAGGATGTTGCCGGCGCGCTTGTAGCCGGCCAGCAGGTTCTGGCCGTCCGCGCCGGTCAGGAAACCGTCGAGCGCCTCGACGCGCGCGACGATGCGGACCAGGTCGTCGTCGCCGAGGGCGAAGACCGCATCGACCAGGTCATGTCGCTTGCCCTGGTCGCGTAGGGCGACCTTCAGACGGTCGGCCAGGAAGGCCATGACCTCGTCGGCGACCACCGAATAGGGCCGGAACTCGTACTGCACCTCGCCTTCGGGCGATTCGCCGGCGGTGGCGGAGCGGTCGAAGCGGATGTCGAAGTCCTCGACCGTGGAGACGACGTAGGGCCGGCCCTCCAGCAGGGCGTCCTCGAATTCCTCGACATAGGTCTGGAAGACGTCGGAGGGCGAACGGTACCGCGGCCCGAGATAGCCGGTCGTCCGGCGGGTCGAGACATAGAGCGCGCGACCCGGATCGACGTAGCAGCGAAGGGACTTGTACCAATCCGCGACAAGCTCGCGCACCGGGGCGCGGGACTCCGAGCCGAGCAGGATGCGGATGATGCCCAGCGCCGCGCGGCGCAGGGCATAGGGATCGCGCGAACCGGTCGGCTTTTCGTCGATGGCGAAGAAGGCGACCAGCGTGTCGAGCTTCTCGGCGATGGCGACGGCCATGGTGACCGGGGTGTCCGGCGCCTCGTCGTTCGCGCCGACCGGACGGTAGTGGTCGCGGATGGCGTCCGCGACGACCGGGCTGATCTTTTCCTCGCGAGCGTAGTAGCCGCCCATCAGGCCTTGCAACTCGGGGAACTCGCCCACCATGCCGGTGGCGAGGTCGGCCTTGCAGAGGCGCGCGGCCAGGACCGCCTTGGCGACGTCGGCGCCGACGCGGGGCGCGATAGCCTTGGCCAGCAGTTCCAGGCGCTCGACGCGCTCGGCCAGGGTGCCCAGCTTGGCGTGGAAGGTCACGCCGGTGAGCTTGGCCAGCCGTTCCTCCAGGGTGACCTTGCGATCCTCATCCCAGAAGAAGCGGGCGTCGTTGAGGCGAGCCGAGAGCACCTTGCCGTTGCCGCGGGCGATCTCCTTACCGCCGTCGGCCGCTTCGATATTGGCCACGGTGATGAAGTGCGGGGCGAGCTTGTCGCCGTCGGGGCTGCGCACGGCGAAATACTTCTGGTGCGTGCGCATGGAGGTGCGGATCACCTCGGCCGGCAGATCGAGGAAGGCCGGGTCCATGTCGCCCATGACCGGGGTCGGCCATTCGGCGAGGCCCGAAACCTCGTCCAGCAGGCCGTCATCGTCCACGAGCTCGAGGTTGCGCGCAAAGCACAGGGTGCGAGCGCCGTCGATGATCCGGTCCTTGCGCTCCTCGGGGTCGAGGATCACGAAGTGGGCGGCCAGCTTGTCGCGGTAGGTGTCGAAATCCTTCACCTTGAAGGACTTGCCCGATCCCATGAAGCGGTGGCCCTCAGTGACGTCGCCGGACTCGATGCCGTCGATGTTGAAGGGCACGACCTCGCCGTCGAACAGGAAGACGATGCGCTTCAGCGGCCGGACCCAGCGCAGCGTGCCGCGGCCCCAGGTCATGGACTTGGGCCAGGGGAAGCTCCGGATCACCTGGTCGAGGATCTCGGTCAGGATCTCGGTGGTCGGCCGCCCCTTGCGGTGGATGTGCGCGAACCAGACGCCGTCCTTCTCGACCAGTTGGTCGCGGGTGAGGCCGGTGGAGCGCAAGAAGCCCTCGATGGCCGCGTCCGGCGCGCCGACGCGCGGGCCCTTGCGGTCCTCATGACGGTCGCCCTGCGCGGCCGGCAGACCCTCGGCCACCAAGGTCAGGCGGCGCGGGCCGGCGAAGGTCTTGATCCCTTCCGGCAGCAGGCCCTGCTCGGCCAGGCGCTCGCGGACCATGCGGTCGAGGTCGCGCGCGGCCTGGGCCTGCATGCGCGCGGGAATCTCTTCGGAGAACAGTTCAATCAGGAGCTGGGGCATCAGTTGGTTCCGGCCTCAAGCGGTTGCGGCGAGAACAGCTCCGCCGCCTGCGCGCGTTGAGCCGCATTGGCGCGCGCGCTCAGCGCTCGCGTCGTGAAGTGGCCGTAGAGCTTTCCGCCCTTCGAATACTGCCAGTCGGAGACCGCCGCCTCATCGACCTCGACCAGGGAGCCCTCCTTCAGCCCGGGCAGGTCGTATGGCTCATTAGCGAGCTTGCCCGTGACCTTGCCGTTTGCGCGACCAAGGCCGTCCATCCAGATGTGCTCCTCATTCCCGGCGCTGGTCTTGAGCCCTACCTTGACGGCGAAGTGGTCGTAGCCAGCCGGCTTCGCTTCAAACTTCGCCCAGAAGATCGGCAGCGTCTTCCGGGCCTCGGCCGTAGCCGCGAGCACCTCGGCATCGTCATCCTCGGTGTAGATCAGTTGTTCCTCCGGCTCGCGCGCGCACGCGGACACCAGGGGGGCAGTCATCGCTGCGAGAGCGACGACGGCCGCGAGGACGGTGCGCTTCAAGCGTTCCCTCCTTCATTTTCAACCCAGGCTTCGGCGCACATCCTGGTCAGGTCGCGGATGCGGCCGATATAGCTCTGGCGCTCGGCGACGGCGATCGCGCCGCGGGCGTCCATCAGGTTGAAGAGGTGGCTGGCCTTCAGCACGTGGTCGTAGGCCGGCAGAACGGTGCGCTGGCCCTGGGGCCCGCGGCCTTCCAGGATGCGCGGCACCTGGCGCTCCATGTCCTCGAACTGACGCTTCAGGGTCTCGACGTCATAGAGGTGGAAGTTGGCTTCCGACTGCTGGCGCTCGTTCTCCAGAAAGACGTCGCCATAGGTCATGGGCAGCGGGCCGTCCGGATCGTTGAAGGCGAGCTGCGTGAAATGGTCGACGTTCTGCAGGTACATGGCCAGGCGCTCGAGGCCGTAGGTCAGTTCGCCCGCGACCGGAAAGACGTCCAGGCCGCCCACCTGCTGGAAGTAGGTGTACTGGGTGACTTCCATCCCGTCGCACCAGACCTCCCAGCCCAGGCCCCAGGCGCCGACCGTGGGGTTTTCCCAGTCATCCTCGACGAAGCGGATGTCGTGCAGGCGCGTATCGAGGCCGATCGCCTCCAGTGAACCGAGATAGAGCTCCTGCAGGTTGTCGGGGTTCGGCTTCAGGATCACCTGGTACTGATAGTAGTGCTGCAGCCGGTTGGGGTTCTCGCCATAGCGGCCGTCGGCCGGCCGGCGCGAGGGCTGGACATAGGCCGCCCGCCACGGCTTGGGGCCTAGCGCGCGCAGGACCGTGGCCGGATGCAGGGTCCCTGCCCCCACCTCGACGTCATGAGGCTGCAGAATCACGCAGCCCTGGCGGCTCCAATAGTCGTGCAATTTCAGGATAAGGCCCTGAAACGATAGGGGCTTGTCGGCTGGCATCGAGGAGGTTTCGCAGGCGCAAAAAAAGTCGGCGGACCATAGGGCCCGCCGACCTCCGCTTCAAGGCGAAAGCCTTGTCCTAGTTGCCGCGCGGGGTCGTGCGCCGCCCAGCAGCGGAGAGCGGCTTGAACTTGGCGCGGTTCTCCGGGGTGTCGGCGACCGGACCGTTGGTGACGATCCGGGTGTTCACCGTTGCGGCGGTGTTCACGCCGGCGCTCGTGGCGTCGGTCGCCGATGGATTTACGCTGGTGTCCGACGCCATGCCGGGTGACGTGGCGGACGGAGCCGTCTGCTCCTGCATCGGGGCGGGCTGGGCCATCTGGTCCTGCATCTGAGTCGCCGCCGCGTCGGCAGGTTTCTCTTTCTTCTTGGCGCCTTCGGCGTGAGCGCCGCCCGCAAGCAACGCCAAGGCCGCCGAGGCCGTCAGTAGGGTCTTGATCATCATCGTCATCGTCTCCGAATGACGCCGCCCGGCCCCAACTACCAGGCCGCGTGCCTGAACAGCGCTCAAGGCCCGGCTTTTGTTCCCGCCCTCGCGGGGCGACCCTGCACGGGTTGGCGCGCTGGAGGCGCCCGAATATTGGGCGCCCAATAATTAGGCTGCACAGTTAACGGGCCTGGCGCGCCTTTTCATCGAACAGAGGTTCGCCGGCGCCGTCCCACAGCGGGACCGCCGATAGCGTCACCTTGCCGTCGGAGGAGCGCCCAGCCGCAGCTTCCGGCGGATGCGGACGAATTAGGTGGGCGCTCCCCTGGCTGAGGGCGCGCAGGAGCAGGCGATGAAGTTGATCATAGCGATCGTCAAACCCTTCAAGCTGGACGACGTGCGCGAAGCGCTCGTCGACGCCGGCATCGAAGGCCTGACGGTCTCCGAAGTGAAGGGCTACGGCCGCCAGAAGGGCCAGACGGAGGTCTACCGGGGCGCGGAGTACCAGGTGAACTTCGTGCCCAAGGTGAAGCTCGAGGTGGTGGTGGACGACGCCGCCGCAGCAAAGGCCGTGGAGGCGATCAAGGGGGCGGCCGCGACCGGCAAGATCGGCGACGGCAAGGTCTTCGTCCTCAACGTCGAGGACGCAGTGCGCATTCGGACCGGCGAGTCCGGCACGGCGGCGCTGTAGCGCGCGCCGAACTCATCGGGACAAGGGGATAACGAGATGAAGAGAACTGGAAACAACAAGCTGACGGGCCTTGCGCTCGCCGCCTTGCTCGCGAGCGCGATGCTCGCGCCGGCGGCGTTCGCCCAGGACGCCGCCCCGCCGCCGCCCGCCGCCGAGGCCGCGGCGAGCATGCCGGATACCGCGCCGGCGCCCGCTCCGGAAGCTGTCGCGCCGGCCGCGCCGGCTGAAGAGGCCAAGCCGGCGCTCGACACCGGCGACACCGCCTGGGTGCTGACCTCCACGGCCCTGGTCCTGATGATGACCATCCCGGGCCTGGCGCTGTTCTATAGCGGCATGGTCCGCCGCAAGAACGTCATCGGGACGGTGGCCCAGTCCTTCGCCATCACCTGCGTGGCCTCGGTGATCTGGATGGTCGCCGGCTACTCGCTGGCCTTCAGCGCCAACGGCAGCGAGGGGCTGAACGCTGTGATCGGCGGGCTCGGCAACGCCTTCCTGAAGGGCGTGACCATGGAGAGCACCAACAGCCTGGCCGCCACGATCCCGGAATCGGTGTTCGTGATGTTCCAGATGACCTTCGCGATCATCACCCCGGCCCTGATCGCCGGCGCCTATGCCGAGCGCATCAAGTTCTCGGCGGTGCTGGTCTTCACCGTGCTGTGGTCGCTGCTGGTGTATGCTCCGATCGCCCACTCGGTCTGGGGGGGCGGCTTCCTCGGCGGGGCCGGCGTGCTCGATTTCGCAGGCGGGACTGTCGTCCACATCAACGCCGGCGTGGCGGGCTTGGTCTGCGCGCTCGTGCTGGGTCGCCGCAAGGGCTATGGCTCGGACAACATGGCGCCGCATAACCTCGTCCTGACGATGATCGGCGCCAGCCTGCTGTGGGTCGGCTGGTTCGGCTTCAACGCCGGTTCGGCGGTCGCCTCCAACGCCCTGGCTGGCGTCGCGATGCTGAACACTCAGGTCGCCACGGCCGCCGCAGCCATCGCCTGGATGCTGATCGAATGGGTGGAGCGCAAGAAGCCCGGCATGCTGGGCCTGGCCTCGGGCGCGGTCGCAGGCCTGGTGGCCATCACCCCGGCCGCCGGCTTCGTGAACCCGCAAGGCGCGCTGATCGTCGGCCTGGCCGGCGGCGCCGCCGGCTATTTCGGCGCGGTCTGGCTCAAGCGC
This window harbors:
- the glyS gene encoding glycine--tRNA ligase subunit beta, which gives rise to MPQLLIELFSEEIPARMQAQAARDLDRMVRERLAEQGLLPEGIKTFAGPRRLTLVAEGLPAAQGDRHEDRKGPRVGAPDAAIEGFLRSTGLTRDQLVEKDGVWFAHIHRKGRPTTEILTEILDQVIRSFPWPKSMTWGRGTLRWVRPLKRIVFLFDGEVVPFNIDGIESGDVTEGHRFMGSGKSFKVKDFDTYRDKLAAHFVILDPEERKDRIIDGARTLCFARNLELVDDDGLLDEVSGLAEWPTPVMGDMDPAFLDLPAEVIRTSMRTHQKYFAVRSPDGDKLAPHFITVANIEAADGGKEIARGNGKVLSARLNDARFFWDEDRKVTLEERLAKLTGVTFHAKLGTLAERVERLELLAKAIAPRVGADVAKAVLAARLCKADLATGMVGEFPELQGLMGGYYAREEKISPVVADAIRDHYRPVGANDEAPDTPVTMAVAIAEKLDTLVAFFAIDEKPTGSRDPYALRRAALGIIRILLGSESRAPVRELVADWYKSLRCYVDPGRALYVSTRRTTGYLGPRYRSPSDVFQTYVEEFEDALLEGRPYVVSTVEDFDIRFDRSATAGESPEGEVQYEFRPYSVVADEVMAFLADRLKVALRDQGKRHDLVDAVFALGDDDLVRIVARVEALDGFLTGADGQNLLAGYKRAGNILKAEEKKGELPAGPAVAMPGAPAEEGALIGALEQATPNVVQALQGEDFAGAMRALSALRGPVDAFFEAVLVNSDNAAERENRLRLLVQVRDLMERVADFSQVTG
- a CDS encoding YegJ family protein; amino-acid sequence: MKRTVLAAVVALAAMTAPLVSACAREPEEQLIYTEDDDAEVLAATAEARKTLPIFWAKFEAKPAGYDHFAVKVGLKTSAGNEEHIWMDGLGRANGKVTGKLANEPYDLPGLKEGSLVEVDEAAVSDWQYSKGGKLYGHFTTRALSARANAAQRAQAAELFSPQPLEAGTN
- a CDS encoding glycine--tRNA ligase subunit alpha; translation: MPADKPLSFQGLILKLHDYWSRQGCVILQPHDVEVGAGTLHPATVLRALGPKPWRAAYVQPSRRPADGRYGENPNRLQHYYQYQVILKPNPDNLQELYLGSLEAIGLDTRLHDIRFVEDDWENPTVGAWGLGWEVWCDGMEVTQYTYFQQVGGLDVFPVAGELTYGLERLAMYLQNVDHFTQLAFNDPDGPLPMTYGDVFLENERQQSEANFHLYDVETLKRQFEDMERQVPRILEGRGPQGQRTVLPAYDHVLKASHLFNLMDARGAIAVAERQSYIGRIRDLTRMCAEAWVENEGGNA
- a CDS encoding P-II family nitrogen regulator, which gives rise to MKLIIAIVKPFKLDDVREALVDAGIEGLTVSEVKGYGRQKGQTEVYRGAEYQVNFVPKVKLEVVVDDAAAAKAVEAIKGAAATGKIGDGKVFVLNVEDAVRIRTGESGTAAL
- a CDS encoding ammonium transporter, with the translated sequence MKRTGNNKLTGLALAALLASAMLAPAAFAQDAAPPPPAAEAAASMPDTAPAPAPEAVAPAAPAEEAKPALDTGDTAWVLTSTALVLMMTIPGLALFYSGMVRRKNVIGTVAQSFAITCVASVIWMVAGYSLAFSANGSEGLNAVIGGLGNAFLKGVTMESTNSLAATIPESVFVMFQMTFAIITPALIAGAYAERIKFSAVLVFTVLWSLLVYAPIAHSVWGGGFLGGAGVLDFAGGTVVHINAGVAGLVCALVLGRRKGYGSDNMAPHNLVLTMIGASLLWVGWFGFNAGSAVASNALAGVAMLNTQVATAAAAIAWMLIEWVERKKPGMLGLASGAVAGLVAITPAAGFVNPQGALIVGLAGGAAGYFGAVWLKRMLKYDDSLDAFGVHGVAGIVGALLTGLLADPAVNSLGEGASLLKQVYGVGATIIYTAIATFILLMVVKYTVGLRVSDEAEVEGLDMSQHGEALHD